A region of the Brienomyrus brachyistius isolate T26 chromosome 10, BBRACH_0.4, whole genome shotgun sequence genome:
CATTTAGAGATTCTGCTGTAGTTGTAATGAAAGTTATTAAACAGATTTCCAGAAATTACCATGACCTTGTGCTTTGAAACAGCTTGTCACTTATTTTAGATGAAACCATTACATTCAGCAGTAGTTTGGTTGGTATCCGCAACAAAAGAAATACTCACATGCTCCCTGGGGACCTTTAGGAATCAACTTTCTCTTGCTGAAATAGCCTATGAAATTAAAGCAGATGCTCAGAGTAGTATAACAAAATTGTAAGAGTGACACTTTTTAGTGCATAGTATGTAGGATTACACAAGGTGCAATATCAACATCACATGTTATGAGCATGCGTAATTGTCACATCGCACGgaaacttttttaaaatcttaGGAAATTAACTTGGCAAGCTTTGAAATTTTAAATGTTCATTTTCCTGATTATTTGGTTTAACCCTCTTGGTACGAGTGCATCATTGACGATGCAACGTATTTTTCACGCCTATTTCAGTTGATATCTTGCTTAAATCTTTATGTACAATCAtaaaaaaaacgctgactaaatccgtaattgGTCATCTcttcaaaacgtccattgtcggaagtattagtttttaaaattaggttaaatcgccacctttctttgttttacctacaTGGGGGGCATGTAGTACAGCCCTCAccttgaagatcgctattcgcgtTCTAAATAGCCACATTACCGCATATTCAAATCACATTCATATGGTGATTTGATGAACAGCGCCACGGTGAAATGTGATCCATCTGCACCATAAATgcggatgtggccaggtgtgaatggcttatgcatacacatgagagctcctacatattcaatggaaggagACCAGAAATGACTTAAGAAAAAcctatttatccaactgaatgttgcaactacaccatcatgtacccaagactttggtgatcagatatctgggatcaaaacaaactgccaccattgcttactctgtacctttataatgtttctgcaagtgttccaaattgcattttgcaatgtctatacttcgACATCAGATTATACACTTAACATAAATCTAACATTTATAATTTACATTAAAATTAAGATGAGTGTAATGCAAAAACAAATGTATAAGAAATaaattatttgccatgaattaagttaatGATGAAATGTGACCATACCCCAATCAGTATGTTTCCTACCCCAAGACCCAAGAGGGTTAAAATCAGATTTAGTATGATCTCTGCATACACACTGTAAACATTTCTTTGTTGTTGGACAGTCATTCTGATTATTATTTGATAAAGCAAGCttcattttgtttgtgcagCTAAATATTTTTTGGCTCAAATCGGTTTGATCAAAGACTGTTGGTCTTGACAGCCATTGTCCTGAGAATTTTATTATCCTGAACGAAAGCAATGTAGTTCAACACCTTATTCTGGTTTTTAATTaatctacattttttttttaaagccggGGCAGTAGAGAGAGTGGCTGAGTCTAACCAGACTTAATAAACAAATCAACTGGTCACTAATAAGCTGGTCACTGGTCCTAGAAGTTATATTCTCTTGAGTGGTTCCAAGCaatatattctagtttctttgTAGTTCTGTAGGTTTGGTCACATTGCAGCAAACCAAAATCGAGCATGTTGTTGGTGATATGTGAAAAATCTCCTGATTTTTGCCTTTGGAAAACATCCTTTTTGTGTCACATCTTTGAATATCACTTGGGACCAGATATATGTCTGATTTTTGCATATAGGTTTTGTGTGATCACATTTAAAGTATGTGCTATTTCTTGAATGAGTCATGACTGCATTTTAATGTCCAGCATTCTAATTGAAGCCAGTACAGATTCATTGCTTTTGGATTTGTCGGGTGCAAGCAGTTTGCATCATTTTGGCAGAAATTGTCGACGCTAAAGGTGCTCTGTAGTCTGGAGCCTGTAATGATTATTAGGTTTTGCTTGCGGTAACTGGGTGCTTTTAGCAAAAGTTTAAGATTCCATGCCCTGGATTTTTAATAACTATTTTTATGTCCTGTTTGTGGTAATTTATTCTGCATATTTCAGTTTCTATGAGTAATATTCTGTTTCTTCTATATAGAAGCATTTCCATTTTTGTAAAGTCAGTCCTGATTGAATTCTTTAACTGAAGCTATCCTTTGAAACAGTGGGACTCAATGATGAGCTCAGAGGAGAAATGTCTTATGCTGAATGCTGATTTGCAATCCAGATTAGATGCATCAAGGGGATCTGCCAATTCATTAGCATAATTAAAGATGCACAGTTAAAAGGTACCTTTATTCATCAGAGCTTTAAAGGGTTCTGCCTTGTTGCAGGCTGTGACGAGGGCTTGTTCAATTTTCTCACACTGCCAATAACCATTTCCATGAGTCATTGTGCTCTTGCAGCAAATACACATTTTCTTTCTAAGGAAGAATGATTGCTCCAGTAGTCGTCCAAGATTTCATTTATCAGGATTAACTCTATCCATAATTCAGGTTTTGTTAAATGTTATCTATTAATAGGCTCTtctgcttttaatttttttaaaatttgatGTGAGAAAGAAATGTGGTGCCATTTATTAACCTTGCATCAAGTGTTAGAATCATGACAGCAAAAGACCTTGAAATACTGCTGTCACTGAGTGTTTTTCAGTGACCTTGAACTTCAGATGGGCAGTTAATGGCTCATAGCTGCATAGATGCTTTGATCCCCTTTCTTTGGGGGAGAAATCTCCACTGAGAGGACTGAGTGGTAGATGGCTGCTTCCTCGAagaggaatagactttattatCTTGTAAGCTATGAATACCGTCAATCAATAATGagagaatttaaaaaaacaaaacaatcacGCACTGGCCTCCTGTTCGGTCTGTGGTGTGTGATGGCGCTTTTATCGCCACCTTTGTTTCCTACAGCTTATTTTTAAGGCTACTTTATGAAAAGTAGACATCATACATGagcagcagcattttgaaatttgTGCAGCTGAAATTTTATGGTATGGCAGTTACTGTTACATATTGGTGACTGGTGAAGTTCAGTTAACAGTTTGTACTGTAACTGTCCTTCATGATCAAATACTAATTTCTTACGCTTGGGCTGGTAGTAGTATTGAGGTCTATGATGATTGACTatgaatttttttctttttttgatctAAGCTTGAGGTCTCCACTTGTACTTAAGAATACCTTTGCCAGACCTGGTCTATGAAGATTTGTTCATTGGATGATAGTTATAAGTATGTGAAGAATATCTTAATTTGGATTTCTGAGCTGTTCTTGAACAGCTGGCGTTGTGACATTGAAGTACCGGAGGCCACATTGATTAACGTATCTGAGAATGAAAAACTGTTGAATTCATAATTTAAAGATGGCTGAATATAATTAACTTGAAGGCAGTGAATCACTTAAATGCACACAAAGATTTGTGTAAATGAACCTGAAGGTTGTGCAGATATGCAGACTGTATGCAAGTATGACATTTTGGCAGTATCTAAATTCCTACCGTCTTTATCAGTGTGTGAAAAACGCTACTAAGAGGAAGACACAGCTGCATTTGGCTTAAAGTAAAAATTCTGTATAACCCTGGCAGAAGGATCTCATGATGCTATACGCTGATATAGAGTGCAGTGAAGTGTAGTATCAGTACATATGAATTGTGTAGATGTTTTGCACTCCTCTCAAACCTGTTGCATAGTTGCTGTACAGGAAGTAAGCTCGCAGAAAacaaacatggttaaatttggtTGATCCAATCTAGATCCTGGTCATCCGTGAGTTTAACCCCAACCCGTTCTGACGTAAACTGACCTCATTAAACCAACCTATAGACCCATGTTCAGATATGTCGGCCCACCCTGGTATCACACACAGTATTGGCCAGAATTAATGATTATTTTGGAATGGTGTGGCATTGCGGCTATTTAGCACTGTCCCCTCCTTCCCTTGATGTCTTGTCATAGCATTCCAGCATTAAATAGGAGTAATTGAGAACCTGTATAAATACTACCATCCCAGTTGTGACAGAACCATACTTTAGAAGTAACATGGACTCAGACTTTCTACTACTTCTAAAGGTACTTTCAACagcttttcatgttttttttttttttttttttttttttgcaccagTTAATCTAAGCCAGTATTGAATCGTTTATAATAACTTAACTGCCAGACTTGTGCAAGATCAGAAACTGtagtcatttttatttaaaaaatatatgttttaaggaaaaaaaatcttcagtTAAAGCCACATCTTTTGTCCACTATACATATATGAAATTGTACATATtacaatacaaaaggaaaaagggGGAAGCATTCTTTTGGACCACAGCGTAGTGAAAGTAGTGCTTTCAATGGGTTTGTAGGCAATGTGGGAGAGCATGGAGTATTTTGACACGCTGGTAAAGTGCTTTCATCATTTTTTTCCTAGCAACAAACATACCAATCAATGAAGGGATTACCAAACTAATCAGAATTAGTAAAGTTTTTAATAGGAATCATTTACTGATAAATTAATACCTAATGAATTTTGATTGCCAAATGCTTTTTCATCGGATGATACATTTTTCAATGAATCATTGAGAAGCCATGGTAGAATGTTTCAAAGGCATGAGTATAAATCATTTAACCATGTTAGGTTTTGCTATTGAATTTCCCAGTGTTGGTAGTGTGCCTAAAGTCAATCGCACAAGTGTGTTCTCTTAGTCCCATGATCTCCCCCTCTGTGAAAATGAAAATACGCTACCAATGAACTAATATTTAAAATGGCTGTCTCATATGCGTTACCCATTTTAAAGATCAGGATTGCTAGGGAATGTGATGTCGCACTTCACCGTGGTATGAATACAGGTGACAGGAGTGCAGATAGATGTAAAATTCTACAATTCATGTGTTGATCACTTCACAAGCTGTTGCTTTTAATAGATGCCAGGTGTTTGCTAAACTTTctagaaataaaatgtttaaccACCAGTCCAGTTCATAACTTGTCCAATTCCAAGCTTATTTCATAAATACAGATGTAAGGCTTGTCCAGTCTTTGCTGATATCAGCTGGCACGAACAAAACTCTTATCTGTCATTTGGGAACATGCAAGGTATGTAGGGGTGCAGCTCAGAGTTGGAGCACATGAGGAATATTACGCGTAAATTTCTTAGGGAAATATTTGAAATGGCCTGTTATGTAAATACCATGACTACCATGtcaactgttcaaacagctCTCTAGATTTATTAATTAGTATCACTCTCAATAGTATGGCTGTTTGTGTTATTTAGGCAGGTATTTTAAGTAGTTGAGGATTCGGTAAAATTACAAATACTGGATATATcatggattctttttttttggggggggggggggctttccctgtTCTGTGAATTGTCTTAATCCAAAGACACTTCTTTCTCCCTCTAACGCTTCTGGAAAAATTCCGCGcagattttgtttttatatctcCCCCTAGAGGCCACTTTTTGTCGTCAATTTGCATTAATGCTTGCTTcctagagattttttttttcttctctatcAAACATGTATTAcaatattccattactgtccATATGGTTTAACTGTAAAGTTATTAGTGTAGTCTGTGCTCTCCTCCCCCTTTCATTTTAACTGTAATTTAAAAGTATAAATTATCAGTTGTGAAGCCTACATCCTTATCCTGAAGAGTCCACAGAGCTGCAGCTGCTTTAATTTAATGATGGACACCGTTCCGTTTGGCACAAAGTGATGGCTCGTCATTCACAATGAGTCACCTGTACTGCTGGTGCTTCTGGGAAACTGAAACGCAATCTCTAGTCAGTAAtatatagtttttatatataaaattcaACATTGACTTTTAGTGTTGGATTAACATGTTTAAattcttttttccccctttgAAGTACAAGACAtggaacattttttttccttttcttttttattggagGTAGCCTGTGAGAATGTGTTCAAGTGGTGCTACGTCATGACACCCCAAAATTAGAGAAATTCTCTAATGGAGATTGTTCAGTTATTTAACTGAAGGGTGTCATTTCTATCTGCCCCTCAGGTACTGTTTGCGGCATTGAAAATTCACTGAGCCATGACTCTTAAATTTGGTATTGCCTATTTCCAATTTTTTAGCATTTATCTAGGTAAACTGACAAATaatacaggcctatatattcATTCTGGTTGTATTTTTAGAGAAGTGGGAGACACCTTAGTTACTGGTTTTAAATTGAGCCAGTGTGAAGATTTCTTGTAGTTGATATTTGGATCGGTGGTGTCATAAATAGTATTTTGCTCCCACTGTGCTAGAGAGTTACGACATTTTGGCAGAATTAATACTGTGGCATATTGGTCATTAACCTTTCCCAGAAAAAGTGCTAAGCTTTTGGATTTAAGAGGTGATGGAATTAGTTCTAAACCTGGAAGGCTGCGTATTGGTTGGAGAGGTTCTAAATATCCTTGTTAAGTGTCATTTGTCAGCTGTGCAAGTAAGACTTGGGCACTGAATTGGCCTGTGAATACTGCATTGTCTGATCAGATAACAAAAACACTGCCCAGTTTAAAGattaaatttagtttttttttcttcttttaccaTGTGTAAAGATTAAAGTATTACCTCTTGTGGTTGGTTGACTCCTCTTCATAATTAGGTTATTTTTGTTACCATATACATTTCTAAGTGACATggcatgtcttcagttttccTTCTTGATACCAACAAATGTGTATTCgtattataaaaataaatgtgtgaATATCAATTCACACCTGTTAACTTAATCTGAATCTTCCAGAACTGTAGAAGATGGCCTGTATTCAGCTGCATCGTACATCTGCTTCCAAAACATATGTTCAAAGCCAACAAGTTGGTTTTTAATATATACTGGAAAAATAACAAACCAACACTATTGTTTGGAATGGCTAAATGGGCAACCATGATCTGCAAGAATAAATAATAGTTCATACTTCACACTCTTTATAAGGCAGTTGCTGGCACTTACACTGCCCGTACCCGTTAATTATGACGAGGGCACCCTCCTCGTGGCTGGGCTCATATTCATTATAGGGCACCTGGGTGGCCAGGTCTGCCATTGGCTGTCGTGTCTGAGTCCTCATCTGTCGGCGATTCTGAATTGCTGAGCAATGTCGGATTCGTCTTAGTGTTGGGGGGCAACACTTTCTGGAGATGTATACCACAAAAATGATGAGAAAGAATGAAAACAACAGGGCCATAGTTCCAATAAGGACCCTCTGGGTGAGAACTGTGTTGTCAATCTCTGAGAAGTCGTCtgtcacagctgcccaccccactgtggttgtggtggtggtcgCAATGACAGTCTTGGGTGGTTGGGTGGCAGTGGTGGTAGTAGCAACTGTAGTAAAGCTTCCAAAATCCTCTGCATAGAAGTCCTGCGTGGGTGTCTGCATAATTCCAAATAGGGAGCTGGTGGCTTCCTGGGGTGACGTGACCTCAGGAGAGCGGCTGGTCGGCAGGAATGGCGCCGAAAAATTTTGACACAGCTGAAACCCATAAACCGCATCCAGTATTTCCTCACCCTGTGCATACTCTGGGCTGTGGCACAATATAGAGTGTTCCCACCTTCCCTTGAATATGCTCAGCCAAGTAGCCAGTGAGCAGATCCGTTTGGTACATTCCCAGAGGTTGCTGGAAAGCCCAATAGTTCCCAGTGAGTGCCACATATCCAAGGTCTGACTGTCGAGGCTTGTTAGTTTGTTGTTATCCAGCAGCAAGATCTTAAGATTGGGTAGAGTCTCAAACACATCAGAAGTCAGAGTGCGGATCTCATTTCCAGTGAGATCTAGCTTCTCTAAAGTCGTCCAGGTCCACTCCATCCCACATGTTAAGTTGTTGATTTTGTTCCACTGAAGGTAGAGGACTTGAAGGGCAACCAGTCGGGGGAAGTGTGCCAAGTTGATCTTGGTCAACTGATTGTGCTCCAGATGGAGTTCCCGTAACTTAATCAGGCCTGCAAAGCCATTGCGAGCCAGACTTCTTAGCCTGTTGTTGCTAAGGCCCAAATACTCCAAGCTGCGGCAGTCCCAGAAGGCCCGTACAGGGGTTGTACGCAGGGAGTTGGAGCGCAGGTGCAGTATCTGGAGCTTGCGCAGACCATGGAATAGCTCTGGCTCAAGAGCGGTCATCTGGTTGAAAGAAAGGTCCAGGATCTGGAGATTAATGAGGTGGATGAAGGTCGTGTTGGGCAACTTGGTGATGCGGTTGGAGCTCAAGTTGAGGTCCTTAAGCTTGTATAGCCCCTGAAATGCATCCTCCCGCACGGTGCTTATTTGGTTATGGTCCAGGTGGAGCCACGTGAGCTGGCTGAAGCCATAGAATTGATCAGCGCTTAGTTCTGTAATGCTGTTGTGCCGCAGTGAGAGCCCCAAAGCCCCCCTTTCCACACCATCTGGGGGGGCCAGGAGCCCCTGTGTGTCGCAGTAAAACTGCAGGTCCTCACAGCGGCATTTCTGGGGGCAGGTTGTGCATGACACAGGGCTCAGGCACAGCAGCATGCTGATCGCAAAGAGTGCCGCTGGTGCTGGTCCTACGAGTAGCCACCTTGAATGGAAACCTGGGTGGATTTAAACACAACAAAATAAACTGGGTGGGAGGAGAGTGGGCATCTAATTCCTGCTGGAAACGATCCCTATGGAATATTAAAACTGTAATTACGGTCGCTGTCTGTCAAATCTGTGACCCATGTATTTCTGTATGCGCAGACACTAATATACACATTTTGTGTTTGATTGAATACCCCATGCAATATACAAGTCCCCCCATGTCTCTGAAGGAACATTCATTCTTTCCGGCTTTTTATCTCATCCTTCCCTGTTCTTTCTAAATGCAGTCTGTAGATTCAACagatatgtttttaattaagaCTAAAATCATTCGTAAGCCCTTGTTTTCAGCCTGTTTATTTGAGCATTGTGGAATACACTGCCACCGCGTACACACACCCAGAATTAAGCGTGTCCTTGGGATGCGTTGCTGTGAATTTATCACGTCGATCCTGATGctatttaaaatgataaatgcAGTGTGCATCTCTCTATAGCTGAGGATTTTTTTTACATAGTACACAGATTAGGGTTTATTTCTGTGGCTCTGGGTGAAGCAAACAcgtttaaaatgaataaattacTGGTTAGAGCTCTTGAGGTGTTATCTTTAGTCCACTCTTGCACTCTGTTTTCTATTCAGGTCCAGACCTAGCATATAAAAGAGCTAACTTACCCATTCTTTTCTGCACATCGGAGGCTGCATTCAACTGTTTTTCTCCGCAGACACTTTGAGCAGCCAGacggaaaaaaaatctaatgaaCAAAAACCCTTTTGATAAAACACAAAAGGAATCGTGATCAGAAATAAAGCAATGCTGGATCTCCACAAATGCAACAAAAGGAGCAATTCCATGACTAGAATTTTAATCTTATATTTTTAATCCGGTttcttttgagaaatcag
Encoded here:
- the lrrtm2 gene encoding leucine-rich repeat transmembrane neuronal protein 2, with amino-acid sequence MGFHSRWLLVGPAPAALFAISMLLCLSPVSCTTCPQKCRCEDLQFYCDTQGLLAPPDGVERGALGLSLRHNSITELSADQFYGFSQLTWLHLDHNQISTVREDAFQGLYKLKDLNLSSNRITKLPNTTFIHLINLQILDLSFNQMTALEPELFHGLRKLQILHLRSNSLRTTPVRAFWDCRSLEYLGLSNNRLRSLARNGFAGLIKLRELHLEHNQLTKINLAHFPRLVALQVLYLQWNKINNLTCGMEWTWTTLEKLDLTGNEIRTLTSDVFETLPNLKILLLDNNKLTSLDSQTLDMWHSLGTIGLSSNLWECTKRICSLATWLSIFKGRWEHSILCHSPEYAQGEEILDAVYGFQLCQNFSAPFLPTSRSPEVTSPQEATSSLFGIMQTPTQDFYAEDFGSFTTVATTTTATQPPKTVIATTTTTTVGWAAVTDDFSEIDNTVLTQRVLIGTMALLFSFFLIIFVVYISRKCCPPTLRRIRHCSAIQNRRQMRTQTRQPMADLATQVPYNEYEPSHEEGALVIINGYGQCKCQQLPYKECEV